From the genome of uncultured Fibrobacter sp., one region includes:
- a CDS encoding SUMF1/EgtB/PvdO family nonheme iron enzyme yields the protein MSLAKWSMGLWAGTVLAWSLACVTACSAGGDAVEIAPNEDAHYGSAGGNDSDDNGEKDSKKDKDKPKDVEPSDSLKVEVLVLFGDSLFSDSTEGLEFVYIPSMMLNRGTIKYSVSSYYIATTEVTQKLYKEVVGSLPNQDKEKDSLPVVNVSWFDAVLFCNALSKKVGLDTVYTYKSVGDENFLEDLKIDYSVEGIRLLTEMEWEVAAHGGVYESANYWGSEPASEYAYYGQSKGPTEVAQFIPNAYGLYDMAGNVAEWVNDWYDSYSTKDEENPVGPSTGTSKCVRGGGWTDKVAKIAPKERDKKDPLYHGVTVGFRIAYSKGF from the coding sequence ATGTCTCTTGCGAAATGGTCAATGGGCCTTTGGGCTGGAACGGTGCTTGCGTGGTCGCTGGCCTGTGTTACTGCTTGTAGTGCAGGTGGCGATGCTGTAGAGATTGCTCCTAACGAAGATGCTCATTATGGCTCTGCCGGAGGCAACGATTCCGATGACAACGGGGAAAAGGATTCCAAAAAAGACAAAGATAAACCTAAGGATGTTGAGCCCTCGGATTCTTTGAAAGTTGAAGTCCTTGTTTTGTTCGGTGATTCTTTGTTCAGTGATTCTACGGAAGGTCTAGAATTTGTCTACATCCCGTCAATGATGCTCAATCGTGGCACAATCAAGTATTCTGTCTCTTCGTATTATATCGCGACGACGGAAGTGACGCAGAAGTTGTATAAAGAAGTGGTTGGCTCGCTACCTAATCAGGACAAGGAGAAGGATAGCCTGCCTGTCGTGAATGTCTCTTGGTTCGATGCGGTATTATTCTGCAATGCGTTGTCCAAAAAAGTCGGCCTGGATACGGTTTATACGTACAAGTCTGTGGGCGATGAGAATTTCTTGGAAGACCTGAAAATTGATTACTCCGTTGAGGGAATCCGGTTGCTGACGGAAATGGAATGGGAAGTGGCTGCGCACGGAGGAGTGTACGAATCGGCGAACTATTGGGGAAGCGAACCGGCTTCCGAGTATGCGTATTACGGACAAAGTAAAGGGCCTACGGAGGTGGCGCAGTTCATCCCTAATGCTTATGGACTTTACGACATGGCCGGTAATGTTGCCGAGTGGGTTAACGATTGGTACGACAGCTATTCCACAAAAGACGAGGAGAACCCCGTCGGGCCATCGACAGGGACATCGAAGTGTGTCCGTGGTGGCGGCTGGACCGATAAAGTTGCAAAAATTGCCCCGAAGGAACGCGACAAGAAGGACCCTCTGTACCATGGTGTCACAGTGGGCTTCAGGATAGCCTATTCAAAAGGCTTTTGA
- a CDS encoding MoxR family ATPase codes for MDIQELSEKVKQQSAFCMNLLREVEGTVIGQKALVESILTGILADGHVLLEGLPGLAKTTAVKAFADAVSLDFKRIQFTPDLLPADLLGTTIYNAKESKFETRKGPLFTNLVLADEINRAPSKVQSALLEAMQERHITIGDETFKLDEPFLVLATQNPIEQEGTYPLPEAQVDRFLLKVKVSYPNKADEMKILDAVAGAGLRQPQAVATKEDILAARQMVKQVYVDERVREYIVNLVLATRDPGSIKRSDLVGFVEVGASPRASIGLAQAAKAHAFIQGRAYVTPEDVKAVAMEVLRHRIILSYEAEAEEVSAETVVQKILDSVEVP; via the coding sequence ATGGATATTCAGGAACTTTCGGAAAAGGTTAAACAGCAGAGTGCTTTTTGCATGAACCTGCTGCGTGAAGTGGAAGGTACGGTGATTGGCCAGAAGGCTCTGGTCGAAAGCATTCTGACGGGCATCCTGGCCGATGGTCACGTGCTGCTGGAAGGCTTGCCGGGTCTTGCCAAGACGACTGCGGTGAAGGCTTTTGCCGATGCCGTGTCGCTGGACTTCAAGCGCATCCAGTTCACTCCCGACCTGTTGCCGGCCGACTTGCTGGGTACCACGATTTACAACGCGAAGGAATCCAAGTTCGAGACGCGCAAGGGGCCGCTCTTTACGAACCTCGTGCTCGCTGACGAAATCAACCGTGCTCCGTCGAAGGTGCAGAGCGCCCTCCTCGAAGCCATGCAGGAACGCCACATCACGATTGGTGATGAGACGTTCAAGCTGGACGAACCGTTCCTGGTGCTTGCCACGCAGAACCCCATCGAGCAGGAAGGTACGTATCCGCTGCCCGAAGCCCAGGTAGACCGTTTCCTCTTGAAGGTGAAGGTCAGCTACCCGAACAAGGCCGACGAAATGAAGATTCTCGACGCCGTCGCCGGTGCGGGACTCCGTCAGCCGCAGGCTGTTGCCACGAAGGAAGACATCCTCGCCGCCCGCCAGATGGTGAAGCAGGTGTACGTGGACGAACGCGTGCGCGAATACATCGTGAACCTCGTGCTTGCGACCCGCGATCCGGGCAGCATCAAGCGTAGCGACCTGGTCGGCTTTGTGGAAGTGGGTGCATCTCCGCGTGCGTCGATTGGCCTTGCCCAGGCTGCCAAGGCTCATGCGTTCATCCAGGGCCGTGCCTACGTGACGCCGGAAGACGTGAAGGCCGTCGCCATGGAAGTGCTCCGTCACCGCATTATCCTGAGCTACGAGGCCGAAGCAGAAGAAGTCTCCGCCGAAACCGTCGTGCAGAAGATTTTGGATTCTGTTGAGGTTCCGTAA
- a CDS encoding adenylosuccinate synthase, which translates to MANRVVIGSQWGDEGKAKIVDFLTLDADIIVRFQGGANAGHTVEVGDKKFVFHLIPSGIMHPDKICVIGNGVVLDPVQTLAEIADLHTKGINPEGRLFIANNAHVVLPYHSALDKAKEKKAGKAAIGTTGRGIGPCYSDKVNRIGVRVGDLMDERELRPRVEAMAKVHNEEFKVMYDVPEIDPEQVIKDYLELGQKIKPFVRDVSEMLYKAVKEGKRLVFEGAQGTILDVDQGTYPFVTSSNTVAGYASCGAGIGPTVLDQVVGVVKAYTTRVGNGPFPTELLDETGDKLRNIGNEFGATTGRNRRCGWFDAPVVRKAAVVNGLTHLAITKLDVLDTFDTIKICTHYMCDGEKLDFIPNQLSKVGRCTPVYEDMPGWKVDTSKCRKFDELPENAKKYLYRMAELVGVKIGMVSIGAKRDESIVVDLD; encoded by the coding sequence ATGGCAAATCGTGTTGTGATCGGCTCCCAGTGGGGCGATGAAGGAAAAGCCAAGATTGTTGATTTTTTGACGCTCGATGCTGATATCATCGTGCGTTTCCAAGGTGGTGCCAATGCCGGCCATACTGTCGAGGTCGGTGACAAGAAATTTGTGTTCCACTTGATTCCGTCCGGCATCATGCATCCGGATAAGATTTGTGTTATTGGCAACGGTGTCGTTCTTGACCCGGTGCAGACTCTCGCCGAAATTGCGGACCTCCATACTAAGGGCATCAACCCGGAAGGCCGTTTGTTTATTGCCAACAACGCTCACGTTGTGCTCCCGTACCACTCTGCGCTCGACAAGGCTAAAGAAAAGAAGGCCGGCAAGGCTGCAATCGGTACGACTGGTCGCGGTATCGGCCCCTGCTACAGCGACAAGGTGAACCGCATTGGTGTGCGCGTCGGTGACCTCATGGACGAACGCGAACTGCGCCCCCGTGTCGAGGCGATGGCGAAGGTCCACAACGAAGAATTCAAGGTGATGTACGACGTGCCTGAGATCGACCCCGAACAGGTCATCAAGGACTACCTCGAACTCGGCCAGAAAATCAAGCCGTTCGTGCGCGACGTGAGCGAGATGCTCTACAAGGCTGTCAAGGAAGGCAAGCGCCTTGTGTTCGAAGGTGCCCAGGGCACCATCCTCGATGTGGACCAGGGTACATACCCGTTCGTCACGTCGAGCAACACGGTCGCAGGCTACGCAAGCTGCGGCGCCGGCATCGGTCCTACGGTGCTGGACCAAGTGGTGGGCGTCGTAAAGGCCTACACGACGCGTGTAGGCAACGGCCCGTTCCCCACAGAACTTTTGGACGAGACAGGCGACAAGCTCCGCAACATCGGTAACGAATTTGGTGCGACAACGGGCCGCAACCGCCGCTGCGGTTGGTTCGACGCCCCGGTGGTCCGCAAGGCTGCCGTGGTGAACGGCCTGACCCACCTCGCTATCACGAAGCTCGACGTTCTCGACACGTTCGACACAATCAAGATTTGCACGCACTACATGTGCGATGGCGAAAAGCTCGACTTTATCCCGAACCAGCTGTCGAAGGTCGGTCGCTGCACTCCGGTGTACGAAGACATGCCGGGTTGGAAGGTGGACACGAGCAAGTGCCGCAAGTTTGACGAACTCCCGGAAAACGCAAAGAAGTACCTGTACCGCATGGCCGAATTGGTCGGCGTGAAAATAGGCATGGTGTCTATCGGTGCCAAGCGCGACGAGAGTATTGTTGTAGATTTAGATTAG
- a CDS encoding Ig-like domain-containing protein — protein MMKFFPLVFAFAGMAMLLSCATQVAPGGGPEDKLPPRVAAVYPAPNTTNHPNELFVKLEFDEWINASVPRSAVSISPPIDKKMRFEVSGKTLVLTSRAVLDTGTTYTVTFAGGIKDLHGNMLATPFQLVFSTGAKIDSLKLLGRVLVSDSLIRKKVYPSIGLFLMGADREGRHYLDKYRDTVTHALDSLPMLTKEPPLFLTRTDSVGNFVLSGLRPGRYRVVAFLDANGNQKIEASSELVGVWTGDLSLDSTTTDTLWVPLADQDTTKLELSSLTQPGASVLEATFTRPVYFDSAFADTTNCKLVGPDNSELYPSYVYLGAASNKPRFYFSKKPKQEITYKFVCAQAKDSLFRPLDTLRNELDWEWQEMAGDTMPPSISKTAIRGKAKAAFPDDSLVFAYDKPVLDSMTEKYFVAINKDTTEVQIKQIDPIRYLVVNEKPWLTDVTVDFLQGYQDTTLAAADSNGVRDTVISLKYRRLLRFETVSKLKLAMLRGKIPGAKGGAKVRLYSIDAKTYSYAVCGTDGSFAFNDIVEGSYFIDYYYAEDGKLTPDAGSLFPFRFGKPWRSFGDTLKVKNGENVLNDLVASPLPALP, from the coding sequence ATGATGAAGTTCTTCCCTCTCGTATTCGCTTTTGCCGGAATGGCGATGTTGCTCTCCTGCGCGACGCAGGTGGCTCCCGGTGGTGGCCCCGAAGACAAGTTGCCACCCCGTGTCGCCGCTGTGTACCCGGCGCCGAATACGACGAACCATCCGAACGAACTTTTCGTGAAGCTGGAATTCGATGAGTGGATCAATGCGTCGGTGCCGCGTAGCGCTGTCTCAATCTCTCCGCCGATAGACAAGAAGATGCGCTTCGAAGTGAGTGGCAAGACGCTCGTGCTTACGTCGCGGGCTGTGTTGGATACAGGTACGACATACACGGTGACTTTTGCGGGAGGTATCAAGGACCTGCATGGCAACATGCTCGCCACCCCCTTCCAGCTTGTGTTTTCTACGGGCGCAAAGATTGACTCCTTGAAACTTCTTGGGCGTGTCTTGGTGAGCGATTCTCTGATTCGCAAGAAAGTCTACCCGAGCATAGGGCTGTTCTTGATGGGCGCCGATCGCGAAGGCAGGCACTACTTGGACAAGTACCGCGACACGGTTACTCATGCGCTAGATTCTTTGCCGATGTTGACCAAGGAACCGCCGCTGTTCCTCACCCGTACCGACAGCGTGGGCAACTTCGTGTTGTCGGGACTGCGACCGGGCCGTTACCGCGTTGTCGCGTTCCTGGATGCGAACGGCAACCAGAAAATCGAAGCGAGTTCCGAACTGGTTGGCGTGTGGACGGGCGACTTGTCTCTAGATTCGACGACGACGGACACGTTGTGGGTCCCGCTTGCCGACCAAGATACCACAAAACTTGAATTGTCGTCTTTGACTCAGCCGGGCGCCTCGGTGCTCGAAGCTACGTTTACCCGTCCGGTCTATTTTGATTCTGCATTTGCCGATACGACAAACTGCAAACTCGTCGGTCCCGACAATTCGGAACTTTATCCTTCGTATGTGTACCTTGGTGCTGCATCGAACAAGCCCAGGTTCTACTTTAGCAAGAAGCCTAAACAGGAGATAACGTACAAGTTTGTTTGTGCCCAAGCAAAGGATTCCCTGTTCCGTCCGTTAGACACCCTGCGTAACGAACTGGATTGGGAATGGCAAGAAATGGCGGGCGACACGATGCCTCCTTCGATATCCAAGACGGCAATCCGTGGCAAGGCCAAGGCCGCCTTCCCGGACGATTCGCTCGTGTTCGCTTACGACAAGCCTGTTTTGGATTCCATGACGGAAAAATATTTTGTCGCCATAAACAAGGATACGACCGAAGTCCAGATCAAGCAAATCGACCCGATTCGTTATCTTGTGGTTAACGAGAAACCTTGGCTCACCGATGTGACGGTAGACTTCTTGCAAGGCTACCAGGATACGACTTTGGCGGCAGCCGACAGCAATGGCGTCCGTGACACCGTCATCTCTTTGAAGTACCGTCGCCTGCTGCGCTTCGAGACGGTCTCGAAACTCAAGTTGGCGATGTTGCGCGGAAAAATTCCCGGTGCCAAGGGGGGGGCGAAAGTTCGCCTTTATTCCATTGACGCAAAAACGTATTCTTATGCGGTTTGTGGCACCGACGGAAGTTTTGCCTTCAACGATATTGTTGAAGGAAGCTATTTTATCGATTACTATTACGCCGAAGATGGCAAGCTCACGCCCGATGCGGGCTCGCTATTCCCATTCCGTTTCGGAAAACCTTGGAGGTCGTTTGGCGATACGCTCAAGGTGAAGAACGGCGAAAACGTTTTAAATGACTTGGTGGCCTCCCCATTGCCGGCGCTGCCATAA
- a CDS encoding PASTA domain-containing protein, which produces MDKLKAIWAKLTRRPVVKALLIWAVALIFLAFIVDKIVMPVFAGHLTSTEIVPNLEGMDQAAAEKALKEAGFKAEWVKEGRYSAQVPAGMVLVQMPKAGREAKVGRTVKLTPSLGLREVVIPDLRGTSQKQAAISLSRAGLVQGEIVKGAHASIPRGVVIRTIPGAGDKVRIGDTVKVVISAGATKGKILLPNFEGVPLDDVYAKLETLGFVVGKIKRVKDPEDRGYAPGTVLETFPKYGDYLPPDTKINFVIVD; this is translated from the coding sequence ATGGATAAACTAAAGGCTATCTGGGCGAAGCTGACGCGACGCCCTGTGGTCAAGGCACTTCTGATTTGGGCCGTTGCGCTCATCTTTTTGGCTTTTATTGTAGACAAGATTGTGATGCCCGTTTTTGCCGGGCACTTGACCAGTACAGAAATTGTCCCTAACCTGGAAGGCATGGACCAGGCCGCTGCGGAGAAGGCTCTCAAAGAGGCTGGCTTCAAGGCAGAATGGGTCAAAGAAGGCCGTTACAGTGCTCAGGTACCGGCTGGCATGGTGCTTGTGCAAATGCCGAAGGCGGGCCGCGAAGCGAAAGTCGGCCGCACGGTGAAACTCACGCCGAGCCTCGGGCTACGCGAAGTCGTTATCCCGGACCTCCGCGGAACGAGCCAGAAACAGGCTGCCATCTCGCTTTCCCGCGCAGGGCTTGTGCAGGGCGAGATTGTCAAGGGCGCACACGCGAGCATTCCGCGCGGCGTCGTAATCCGCACGATTCCTGGTGCGGGTGACAAGGTCCGCATTGGCGATACCGTGAAGGTCGTGATTTCGGCCGGTGCGACCAAGGGCAAGATTTTGCTCCCGAACTTCGAGGGCGTTCCTTTAGACGACGTGTATGCGAAACTTGAGACTCTTGGATTTGTCGTGGGCAAGATCAAGCGCGTCAAGGATCCCGAAGATAGGGGCTATGCTCCCGGTACGGTCCTTGAAACGTTCCCGAAGTACGGGGACTATCTCCCGCCGGACACCAAGATCAATTTCGTCATTGTTGACTAG
- a CDS encoding Crp/Fnr family transcriptional regulator, with protein sequence MNESILGLLKGVELFSELNEEQLKMLANLVVAQNFVRDETVVLEGDDSVQALYLIASGSVQVYMTGVDGRETILSFLERGDFFGEMSLIDGEPRSASVRTVTDAQLLIIHRESFLTLIRQSPEIAMGLLSEMSKRLRKANRQIGSLSTMSVSGRVAGTLLNLMQERGVRIHTDNGKMVTVIHNRPTQQQLADMSGTTRETVSRICSLLVKTSAIAMTGKDIVIFDEDMLQERATKG encoded by the coding sequence ATGAACGAATCTATTCTTGGCTTGTTGAAAGGTGTGGAACTCTTCTCGGAACTGAATGAGGAGCAGCTCAAGATGCTCGCGAATTTGGTTGTCGCCCAGAACTTCGTTCGCGACGAGACTGTGGTTCTGGAAGGTGACGATTCGGTGCAGGCGCTGTACCTTATCGCTTCCGGTTCCGTGCAGGTCTACATGACCGGCGTCGATGGTCGCGAGACGATTCTTTCGTTCCTCGAACGCGGAGACTTCTTCGGTGAAATGTCCTTGATTGACGGCGAACCCAGGTCCGCTTCGGTCCGCACGGTCACTGACGCGCAACTCCTCATCATCCATCGTGAGTCGTTCCTCACGCTCATCCGCCAGTCGCCGGAAATTGCGATGGGCCTCTTGAGCGAGATGAGCAAGCGCTTGCGCAAGGCGAACCGCCAGATCGGGTCGCTCTCCACGATGTCGGTGAGTGGTCGCGTGGCCGGTACGCTCCTCAACCTCATGCAGGAACGCGGCGTGCGCATCCACACAGACAATGGCAAGATGGTGACGGTCATCCACAACCGCCCCACGCAGCAGCAGCTGGCCGACATGTCCGGTACGACTCGCGAAACTGTGAGCCGCATTTGCTCGTTGCTCGTCAAGACGAGCGCTATCGCGATGACCGGAAAAGACATCGTGATCTTTGACGAAGACATGTTGCAAGAAAGGGCAACCAAGGGTTAA
- the lepB gene encoding signal peptidase I has protein sequence MDSDKKQFSIPKFLKSLTREIIVPVALALIVIQYVVQAFQIPSGSMENSLLTGDFLLGLKFTYGSPIPFTNQKFPGYALPERGDVVIFRYPGEPEYPDNNPARYTHMFNALMFGNVYWDHEPADGQPHLVHYADGPKDYIKRCVAVSGDTLQVHNGVLAVNGEWQRTLPAKGKWTASHRTSSPRDERGPIVIPSVGDTLYVDSLSLEQLWWLRSVVVQENPDSRVEYDISLWKDGVEANNYEFEDFGIPVESERGFTLNALLQRNQLVLQRVNQGDTVRGKMPFAFYRDYARIAFLPVVIPEEMQGTFTRRVSYMAFEGAQLQDLEGNVAQLNARLAADTLADSSAAVTDSSAAPAKPHFEIRKKLIVDGNPIDRYVVKTPLFFMMGDNRDNSADSRYWGFVTLRNIRAKAFVLYFSFENDDQAFALGNPFTWWRLPFRIRWTRIGKIIDLID, from the coding sequence ATGGACAGTGACAAGAAACAGTTTTCGATACCCAAGTTTTTGAAATCCCTGACAAGGGAGATTATCGTTCCGGTTGCGTTAGCCCTTATCGTCATCCAGTATGTGGTCCAGGCGTTCCAGATTCCTAGCGGCTCCATGGAGAACTCCTTGCTCACAGGCGATTTCCTTTTAGGGCTCAAGTTTACGTATGGCTCGCCGATTCCTTTCACGAACCAGAAGTTCCCGGGCTATGCTCTCCCGGAACGCGGGGATGTCGTAATTTTCCGTTACCCGGGCGAACCCGAATATCCGGACAACAACCCGGCGCGCTACACGCACATGTTCAACGCGCTCATGTTCGGTAATGTGTATTGGGACCACGAACCGGCAGACGGCCAGCCTCACCTGGTGCATTATGCCGACGGCCCGAAGGACTATATCAAGCGCTGCGTCGCGGTAAGCGGCGACACGCTCCAGGTCCACAATGGCGTGCTTGCCGTGAATGGCGAGTGGCAACGGACTCTCCCTGCGAAGGGCAAGTGGACGGCTTCGCACAGAACATCTTCGCCTCGTGACGAGCGCGGCCCGATAGTGATCCCGTCTGTCGGGGATACCTTGTATGTGGATTCTCTTTCGCTCGAACAGCTTTGGTGGCTGCGTTCCGTGGTGGTGCAGGAAAATCCGGACTCCCGCGTGGAATACGATATCTCGCTGTGGAAGGATGGTGTCGAGGCGAATAATTACGAATTCGAGGACTTTGGCATTCCGGTCGAGAGCGAGCGTGGCTTTACGCTGAATGCTTTACTCCAACGTAACCAGCTTGTGCTGCAACGCGTGAACCAGGGCGATACGGTTCGCGGGAAGATGCCGTTCGCGTTTTACAGGGACTATGCACGAATTGCGTTCTTGCCAGTCGTGATTCCCGAAGAAATGCAAGGGACGTTTACCCGTCGCGTGAGTTACATGGCTTTCGAAGGTGCCCAGTTGCAAGACCTTGAGGGCAATGTAGCGCAGCTGAATGCACGGCTTGCCGCCGATACCTTGGCGGACTCTTCGGCCGCAGTGACAGATTCCTCTGCTGCGCCTGCAAAGCCGCACTTTGAAATTCGCAAGAAGTTGATTGTGGACGGGAACCCGATTGACCGCTATGTGGTGAAGACTCCGCTGTTCTTCATGATGGGGGACAACCGCGACAACTCCGCCGACAGCCGCTATTGGGGCTTCGTCACGCTCCGCAATATTCGTGCTAAGGCTTTTGTTCTTTACTTCTCTTTCGAGAACGACGACCAGGCGTTCGCGCTTGGCAACCCCTTCACCTGGTGGCGCCTGCCCTTCAGGATCCGCTGGACGCGCATTGGTAAGATTATCGACCTGATAGATTGA
- a CDS encoding LytTR family DNA-binding domain-containing protein, which produces MLCRVLIVDDEPLARMRMRSLLEPYSQEFEIVGEASSGATAIEQIRELVPDVVFLDIQMVDMNAFEVLHALDMDDDMPLIVFTTAFEDFALRAYEENTVDYLLKPIEPERFEATVAKLRKRFSSMVSEQQMPGDFSWDKFRAMVNNDDQYMQRIQVKIGDRILLVNVDEIVRFQSEEKYTTVYTMNNRYIIDTPLVDLEKRLDPRVFVRIHRAHLVAIDYIAEMRKTDASRLNVVLRDKDHTQLMVSRNFVKKVKNL; this is translated from the coding sequence ATGCTGTGTAGAGTCCTCATTGTTGACGACGAACCTCTCGCCCGCATGCGTATGCGTTCCCTGTTGGAACCGTATTCCCAGGAGTTTGAAATTGTTGGCGAAGCCTCTTCGGGGGCAACGGCGATAGAGCAAATTAGGGAACTTGTCCCTGACGTGGTTTTCTTGGACATTCAGATGGTGGACATGAACGCTTTCGAAGTGTTGCATGCCCTGGACATGGACGACGACATGCCGCTGATTGTCTTTACGACGGCGTTCGAAGATTTTGCTCTCCGCGCTTACGAAGAGAATACCGTAGATTACCTGCTCAAGCCGATTGAACCGGAGCGTTTCGAGGCCACGGTCGCAAAGTTGCGCAAGCGCTTTTCTTCAATGGTTTCGGAACAGCAGATGCCGGGAGATTTCTCGTGGGACAAGTTCCGTGCTATGGTGAATAACGACGACCAGTACATGCAACGGATTCAGGTGAAAATCGGGGACCGTATCTTGCTCGTGAATGTCGACGAAATCGTCCGCTTCCAGAGCGAGGAAAAGTACACGACGGTCTACACGATGAATAACCGCTACATCATCGACACCCCCCTGGTCGATTTGGAAAAACGGCTCGACCCGCGTGTGTTCGTGCGAATCCACCGCGCGCACTTGGTGGCTATCGATTACATTGCCGAGATGCGCAAGACCGATGCAAGCCGCTTGAACGTTGTGCTGCGCGATAAGGACCATACGCAGTTGATGGTGAGCCGTAATTTTGTGAAGAAGGTGAAGAACCTTTAA